A genomic window from Natronorubrum aibiense includes:
- a CDS encoding hydantoinase/oxoprolinase family protein, with protein sequence MTYNLGVDVGGTFTDVIVFDETTHELTIDKVLSTPANPSEGVIHGVKEATAKAGTSVEELELLFHGTTVVTNMLLEETGSRVGLITTAGHEDVLHLARAWTPGPLYGWMDMEKPDPLADLVDTRGVAGTISSPDGEETEPLDESAVREAVRELEAAGVEALTVALLNSYLNPAHEERVREIVAEEAPELPVSISSEIVPEYGEYERTLTTAINDYARPTVISYLEDLDESLGEAGSTATMNVVRSDGGLMSSQAAKERPVELALSGPSGGVVGAATIAQKKGVPDVLTLDMGGTSTDVSLVEGGSAETTRQTKVGYREFKSRSVDVNTVGAGGGSIARVQLNGSLQVGPESAGADPGPACYGQGGEEPTVTDANVVLGRIPPSVQLGGRMDLDREAARDAVATIADERDTTVEEAAQAILDIVNENMHGALRVVSVERGYDPREFGLVAFGGAGPMHANALADVMDAYPLIVPPGPGVMSAFGFLTSDIQNEFSETYLETDDDVDGEDVHAELRALEDDASSWLASEGVDETDQTFEYVADCRYFRQDIQMSIPVDIENLRSETGLAEIKDDFEARHDRQFGFSLDAPLEIATLRVIGKGTLQGVTIDEQELSDADPSDAEIDWSDVYFDGSYYETPIYDRTELRPGNELEGPAIVTDDDSTVVVQPDHAATVDRYGNLEITRGEGQ encoded by the coding sequence ATGACATATAATCTTGGCGTCGACGTCGGCGGAACGTTTACCGACGTGATCGTCTTCGACGAAACGACACACGAACTCACGATCGACAAAGTCCTCTCGACGCCCGCGAACCCCTCCGAGGGCGTGATTCACGGGGTCAAAGAGGCGACGGCGAAAGCGGGCACCTCGGTCGAGGAACTCGAACTCCTCTTTCACGGCACGACGGTCGTCACGAACATGCTCTTAGAGGAGACGGGCTCACGGGTCGGGCTCATCACGACGGCGGGTCACGAGGACGTGCTCCATCTCGCCCGGGCGTGGACGCCCGGCCCGCTGTATGGGTGGATGGATATGGAGAAGCCGGACCCGCTCGCGGATCTGGTCGACACCCGCGGCGTCGCTGGGACGATCAGTTCACCCGACGGCGAGGAGACCGAACCGCTCGACGAGTCCGCAGTACGGGAAGCCGTCAGGGAACTCGAGGCTGCCGGCGTCGAAGCGCTGACCGTCGCGCTGTTGAACTCCTATCTGAACCCGGCCCACGAAGAGCGCGTCCGCGAGATCGTCGCCGAAGAAGCGCCGGAGCTGCCGGTGTCGATCTCCTCGGAGATCGTCCCGGAGTACGGCGAGTACGAACGGACGCTGACGACCGCGATCAACGATTATGCGCGGCCGACGGTCATCTCGTATCTCGAGGATCTCGACGAATCGCTCGGGGAGGCGGGATCGACGGCTACGATGAACGTCGTCCGCTCGGACGGCGGGCTCATGAGTTCGCAAGCGGCCAAGGAACGACCGGTCGAACTCGCGCTGTCGGGACCGAGTGGGGGCGTCGTCGGTGCGGCGACGATCGCCCAAAAGAAGGGCGTTCCGGACGTGCTGACGCTCGATATGGGAGGGACCTCGACCGACGTCTCGCTCGTCGAGGGTGGCTCGGCTGAGACGACACGGCAGACGAAAGTCGGCTATCGGGAGTTCAAATCCCGCTCGGTCGACGTGAACACGGTCGGAGCCGGTGGCGGCTCGATCGCCCGCGTGCAACTGAACGGTTCCCTGCAGGTCGGGCCGGAAAGCGCCGGTGCCGATCCCGGACCGGCGTGTTACGGACAAGGTGGAGAAGAGCCGACGGTCACGGACGCGAACGTCGTCCTCGGCCGGATTCCGCCGTCGGTCCAGCTTGGTGGGCGGATGGACCTCGACCGCGAGGCCGCCCGCGATGCCGTGGCGACAATCGCCGACGAACGGGACACGACCGTCGAAGAGGCCGCACAGGCCATTCTCGATATCGTCAACGAGAACATGCACGGCGCGCTCCGGGTCGTGAGCGTCGAACGGGGCTACGACCCGCGGGAGTTCGGACTCGTCGCCTTCGGCGGGGCCGGGCCGATGCACGCCAACGCACTCGCGGACGTGATGGACGCCTATCCACTGATCGTCCCACCGGGGCCGGGCGTCATGTCTGCCTTCGGTTTTCTCACTTCCGACATCCAAAACGAGTTCTCCGAGACGTACCTCGAGACGGACGACGACGTCGACGGCGAGGATGTACACGCGGAGCTTCGAGCCCTCGAGGACGACGCGAGTTCGTGGCTCGCCTCCGAGGGCGTCGACGAGACCGACCAGACGTTCGAGTACGTTGCCGACTGTCGGTACTTCCGACAGGACATCCAGATGTCGATCCCGGTCGATATCGAGAACCTCCGCAGTGAGACGGGCCTCGCGGAGATCAAAGACGACTTCGAGGCGCGCCACGACCGCCAGTTCGGCTTCTCGCTCGACGCACCGCTCGAGATCGCGACGCTGCGCGTCATCGGCAAAGGGACGCTGCAGGGCGTCACGATCGACGAGCAGGAACTGAGCGACGCCGATCCGAGCGATGCCGAAATCGACTGGAGTGACGTGTACTTCGACGGCTCGTACTACGAGACGCCGATCTACGACCGAACCGAACTTCGGCCGGGCAACGAACTCGAGGGCCCGGCGATCGTCACCGACGACGACTCGACGGTCGTCGTCCAGCCCGATCACGCCGCGACCGTCGATCGCTACGGCAACCTCGAGATCACCCGAGGTGAGGGACAATGA
- a CDS encoding DUF7344 domain-containing protein, whose amino-acid sequence MVTLDKIFELLENKRRRYALYYLYERDGPVAVGELIEKIDEWEDEQPHHDVPDRFDTLSADLKHTHLPRSSEVEFVQYDPEQGVVQIQGSPQKFDTFVTVARLIEKPDE is encoded by the coding sequence ATGGTAACACTAGACAAGATATTCGAACTCCTCGAGAACAAGCGCAGACGATACGCGTTGTATTACCTCTACGAACGAGACGGGCCGGTAGCCGTCGGCGAACTCATCGAGAAAATCGACGAGTGGGAGGACGAGCAACCGCACCACGACGTTCCAGATCGGTTCGATACGCTTTCGGCGGACTTGAAGCACACCCACCTTCCGCGATCGTCCGAAGTCGAGTTCGTCCAATACGATCCGGAACAGGGAGTAGTTCAGATTCAAGGATCCCCACAAAAATTCGATACGTTCGTGACGGTTGCAAGGCTAATCGAGAAGCCGGACGAATGA
- a CDS encoding orc1/cdc6 family replication initiation protein, translating into MAEEPSQLSDFNDRFEDPAEDPLFNFDEDDPERADIFARKELLKVGHVPESARIVGRDDEIEAVAAELRPIVRGDPPNNVMIYGKTGTGKSLVARHVTERARRAAASNGVSVGTVYVDCAQHNTQTRVARTVTRSLNETEHTDFDIPRAGIGSGEYYDYLWDILNIAYESVIIVLDEVDRLEDDDILMQLSRARESGKADCHLSVIAVSNKIEYRDQLNERVKSSLREEEFVFQPYDANQLREIMKHRRDAFYDGVLSDDVIPLAAALAAQEHGDARKAIEILRHAGELAERENVDTVTEDHIRDAQEWAEVDRFEELLRGSTTQVKFILYSLALLTEENPDKEGFSTSRIYNRYKETATKVDTKILSEHRVYELLKEQAFLGVVESTRTGGGRGEGSYLEHRLVQDTGIVLKSVLRDSRLEELT; encoded by the coding sequence ATGGCCGAGGAACCGTCCCAACTCTCAGATTTTAACGACCGGTTCGAGGACCCGGCGGAAGATCCCCTGTTCAATTTCGATGAAGACGATCCCGAGCGGGCAGACATCTTCGCTCGAAAAGAACTGCTCAAGGTCGGTCACGTTCCGGAAAGTGCTCGTATTGTCGGCCGCGACGACGAGATCGAAGCCGTCGCTGCCGAACTCAGACCGATCGTTCGCGGCGACCCACCGAACAACGTGATGATCTACGGGAAGACGGGGACGGGAAAGTCCCTCGTAGCCCGTCACGTTACCGAACGAGCCCGCCGTGCGGCGGCATCGAACGGTGTCTCGGTCGGAACGGTCTACGTGGACTGTGCCCAACACAACACGCAAACGCGTGTCGCGCGGACGGTCACCCGGTCGCTCAACGAAACTGAGCATACCGATTTCGATATTCCTCGAGCAGGGATCGGCAGTGGTGAATACTACGATTACCTCTGGGACATCCTCAATATCGCCTACGAATCCGTCATTATCGTCCTCGACGAGGTCGACCGACTCGAGGACGATGACATCCTCATGCAACTGTCGCGCGCTCGCGAGTCGGGGAAGGCAGACTGCCATCTGAGCGTTATCGCCGTGAGCAACAAGATCGAGTATCGTGATCAACTGAACGAGCGGGTTAAGTCGAGCCTCCGCGAGGAAGAGTTCGTCTTCCAGCCCTACGATGCGAATCAGCTTCGCGAAATCATGAAGCATCGCCGTGATGCGTTCTACGACGGCGTGCTCTCCGATGACGTGATCCCGCTGGCTGCAGCGTTGGCTGCTCAGGAACACGGTGACGCACGAAAAGCGATCGAGATCTTACGTCACGCTGGCGAACTCGCCGAGCGAGAGAACGTCGACACTGTCACCGAAGACCACATCCGCGATGCACAGGAGTGGGCAGAAGTCGACCGCTTCGAGGAACTCCTTCGCGGTTCGACGACACAGGTCAAGTTTATCCTGTACTCGCTTGCGCTGTTGACCGAAGAAAACCCCGACAAAGAGGGCTTTTCGACTAGCCGGATCTACAACCGATACAAAGAAACCGCGACGAAAGTCGATACCAAGATTCTGAGCGAACACCGAGTCTACGAACTGTTAAAAGAGCAAGCGTTCCTCGGCGTCGTCGAATCGACGCGAACCGGTGGCGGGCGGGGTGAAGGAAGTTACCTCGAGCACCGATTGGTACAGGACACCGGAATCGTGTTGAAATCCGTCCTTCGCGATAGCCGCCTCGAGGAGTTGACCTAA
- a CDS encoding bifunctional metallophosphatase/5'-nucleotidase: MSPWRQLDGSRATEQDREPTVVCLHVSDLHGQLVSGHHVYYDTVESHPGFDFEGEATRLERGGGVPLLTAKLDEIREAHEETLTLMSGDTFHGTAVTTYTNGRAMLEPVNEHLCPDVYVPGNWDFSNEAAEDGVTRTLLDALEAHVLATNLYEWDADEPVVDPYTIEHVNGVDVGIVGMTNVYVDRMAPAFFEGAFRFGKHPALLEDAAREARESGADVVVAVTEIGLPWMVQAAKDIENIDVMFSAHTHEYTHDPIIVDETETIVVESGTDDGLGRVDLRLDDGELSFRHVLYCLSEGHEYTPEPDPAAEQTVEAVRSPFFGDDVHHDLGAGTLEQPLDTVVGETETPLHRQSFLESGWNLLFNDAVRAHFETDLAVSHGFRYGPAIPAGEITLEHLYQAFPMTAPVARGDAYGQQLLNHMEHFLTDNFTPYVYEQEDGRVRNYSSNVEVVIDPTAKRGRRLVDLLVDGVSVDPESRYSVATFARPGDPERDLGNCGFPFRDVHVDGEVIPVDVVTEYLDANSPIDYGDTELVRTADDGGSVQNTPTDGSYPYVQPGVDYTGGEAYCETRLIPTRNDFPTTGRNPYR, from the coding sequence ATGAGCCCGTGGCGGCAACTCGATGGATCACGGGCGACCGAACAGGACCGTGAGCCGACCGTCGTCTGTCTCCATGTGAGTGATCTACACGGCCAACTCGTATCAGGACATCACGTCTACTACGATACCGTCGAATCCCATCCCGGCTTCGACTTCGAGGGCGAGGCGACACGCCTCGAGCGTGGCGGTGGCGTCCCGCTGTTGACCGCGAAACTCGACGAGATCCGGGAAGCCCACGAGGAGACGCTCACGCTGATGAGCGGGGATACGTTTCACGGCACGGCGGTAACGACGTACACGAACGGCCGAGCGATGCTCGAGCCGGTTAACGAACACCTGTGTCCCGATGTCTACGTGCCCGGAAACTGGGACTTCTCGAACGAAGCCGCCGAGGATGGTGTCACCCGGACGCTACTGGACGCGCTCGAGGCACACGTTCTCGCGACCAATCTCTACGAGTGGGACGCCGACGAACCGGTGGTCGACCCGTACACGATCGAGCACGTCAACGGCGTCGACGTCGGAATCGTCGGCATGACGAACGTCTACGTCGACCGGATGGCCCCGGCGTTCTTTGAGGGAGCGTTTCGGTTCGGCAAACATCCCGCGCTGCTCGAGGACGCTGCGCGCGAGGCTCGCGAGTCGGGGGCAGACGTCGTCGTTGCAGTCACCGAAATCGGGCTGCCGTGGATGGTTCAAGCGGCAAAAGACATCGAGAATATTGACGTCATGTTTAGCGCACACACCCACGAGTACACCCACGATCCGATCATCGTCGACGAGACGGAAACAATCGTCGTCGAGTCAGGAACGGATGACGGGCTCGGACGCGTGGATCTTCGGCTCGACGACGGCGAATTATCGTTTCGACACGTCCTCTACTGTCTCTCCGAAGGTCACGAGTACACGCCCGAGCCGGACCCAGCAGCCGAACAGACGGTCGAGGCAGTTCGCTCTCCGTTCTTCGGCGACGACGTCCATCACGACCTCGGTGCCGGCACCCTCGAGCAGCCACTGGATACAGTCGTCGGCGAGACGGAGACGCCACTCCACCGGCAGTCGTTCCTCGAGAGCGGCTGGAATCTATTGTTCAACGATGCGGTTCGAGCACACTTCGAGACCGATCTCGCGGTCTCACACGGCTTTCGGTACGGCCCTGCGATACCTGCCGGAGAGATTACACTCGAGCACCTCTACCAGGCGTTTCCGATGACTGCACCGGTCGCACGAGGTGATGCGTACGGTCAGCAGTTGCTGAATCACATGGAACACTTCCTCACGGACAACTTCACACCGTATGTTTACGAGCAAGAAGACGGCCGTGTTCGGAACTACTCCTCGAACGTCGAGGTCGTCATCGATCCGACCGCCAAACGCGGCCGCAGGCTCGTCGACCTCCTCGTCGATGGGGTGTCGGTAGACCCCGAGTCGAGATACTCGGTCGCGACGTTCGCTCGTCCCGGTGATCCCGAACGGGATCTCGGGAACTGTGGATTTCCGTTTCGAGACGTCCACGTCGACGGCGAGGTCATCCCGGTCGATGTCGTCACGGAGTATCTCGATGCGAATTCTCCGATTGACTACGGCGACACCGAACTCGTCCGGACTGCCGACGACGGTGGGTCAGTACAGAACACGCCCACCGACGGGTCGTATCCGTACGTTCAGCCGGGTGTCGATTACACCGGCGGCGAAGCATACTGTGAGACCAGGCTGATCCCCACCAGAAACGACTTTCCGACGACCGGTCGAAACCCGTATCGCTGA
- a CDS encoding isocitrate lyase/PEP mutase family protein has translation MTNYGTALRERLEQDELLACPGVHDPLTAAVADSVGFDAIYMTGYGTSLSKTGYPDAGFITMPEMIENAGNIQERIDVPLIADSDNGYGNATNVVRTVREYIKAGVAAIHIEDQTFPKRCGHTKGRQVIPREEAIGKIEAAADVRDERNPDFTLIARTDARGTGDGSLEEAIDRVNAFLEAGADIAFVEGPTDEAELERIGREVDGPLVYNFVGDLGSSPYVELSSLEEWGFDLVLFPIAATLSTIANVYADFETFADDPVAAMRDIDDAFNDQPVGSLHEFSGFPEVVEWERKYLPEDEQEKYDDSLGDDLESD, from the coding sequence ATGACCAACTACGGAACGGCGCTTCGCGAGCGCCTCGAGCAAGACGAACTGCTGGCCTGTCCCGGGGTCCACGATCCACTGACGGCCGCCGTCGCCGACAGCGTCGGCTTCGATGCGATCTACATGACTGGCTACGGGACCTCGCTCTCGAAGACCGGCTACCCCGACGCCGGCTTCATCACGATGCCGGAGATGATCGAAAACGCCGGCAACATCCAGGAACGGATCGACGTGCCGCTCATCGCCGATTCGGACAACGGGTACGGAAACGCGACGAACGTCGTCCGGACCGTTCGAGAGTACATCAAAGCCGGCGTCGCAGCCATCCACATCGAAGACCAGACATTCCCGAAACGCTGTGGCCACACGAAAGGCCGACAGGTCATCCCGCGCGAGGAAGCCATCGGCAAAATCGAAGCCGCAGCCGACGTCCGCGACGAGCGAAATCCCGACTTCACCCTCATCGCTCGCACCGACGCCCGCGGGACCGGCGACGGCTCCCTCGAGGAAGCGATCGATCGCGTCAACGCCTTCCTCGAGGCCGGCGCTGACATCGCGTTCGTCGAGGGGCCGACCGACGAGGCAGAACTCGAACGCATTGGCCGGGAGGTCGATGGCCCGCTCGTCTACAACTTCGTCGGCGATCTCGGTTCCTCGCCGTACGTCGAGCTCTCGTCGCTCGAGGAGTGGGGCTTCGATCTCGTGTTGTTCCCGATCGCTGCGACGCTGTCGACGATCGCGAACGTCTACGCCGACTTCGAAACCTTCGCCGACGATCCCGTCGCAGCGATGCGGGACATCGACGACGCGTTCAACGACCAGCCCGTGGGTAGCCTCCACGAGTTCTCGGGCTTCCCCGAGGTCGTCGAGTGGGAGCGAAAGTACCTCCCCGAGGACGAACAGGAGAAGTACGACGACTCGCTCGGCGACGACCTCGAGTCCGATTGA
- a CDS encoding isochorismatase family protein, with protein MDPPHDAHYDEDDFGASVGLGDRPALLVIDLINAFTDPDTSLGSDVADVLEQTERLLAAFREHDLPRYFTTVAFEESYGDAGRFIEKVPALRELRLGTEAVEVDDRIEPVGDERVILKKYASAFFGTDLETELTTQRVDTLVLAGVTTSGCIRATAVDSLQHGYRTIVPEDAVGDRAEGPHRANLFDIDAKYGDVVTTDAVINHLSENADELH; from the coding sequence ATGGACCCACCACACGACGCCCACTACGACGAGGACGATTTCGGCGCGAGCGTCGGCCTCGGCGACCGGCCCGCACTGCTCGTCATCGACTTGATAAACGCCTTCACGGACCCCGACACCAGCCTTGGCTCGGACGTTGCCGACGTGCTCGAGCAGACCGAGCGACTGCTCGCGGCCTTCCGCGAACACGACCTGCCGCGATACTTTACGACCGTGGCGTTCGAGGAGTCCTACGGCGACGCCGGACGGTTCATCGAGAAGGTGCCCGCGCTGCGAGAGCTGCGACTCGGAACTGAGGCCGTCGAAGTCGACGATCGGATCGAACCCGTCGGCGACGAACGAGTCATCCTCAAGAAGTACGCGAGTGCCTTCTTCGGAACCGACCTCGAGACGGAGCTGACGACCCAGCGCGTGGACACGCTCGTGCTCGCCGGTGTCACCACGAGCGGCTGTATCCGCGCGACGGCCGTCGACAGCCTCCAGCACGGCTACCGCACCATCGTCCCCGAAGACGCCGTCGGCGACCGCGCCGAGGGGCCACACCGCGCGAACCTCTTCGACATCGACGCGAAATACGGCGACGTCGTCACGACGGATGCCGTCATCAACCACCTCTCAGAGAATGCTGATGAATTACACTGA
- a CDS encoding hydantoinase B/oxoprolinase family protein, whose product MSDTTPEFVGDHDIDQTTLDIIESTLSNTRYEMDRVVETTAISPVIREQSDQFPLIADAAGRMIMGQFGSAIDTILENSPFERDDLEDGDVIATNDPYMCAGAVSHTPDMLLLRPIFYDGDLVGFSSQWGNLMDVGGKTPGSMPVQARTIFEEGMRLPPVKLYKGGEIDSELLETFAHNTRLPDHAEADIKALAAGTKAAETRIHELCDRFGKETYVEACDAILDRTRDGMIDLIREFIPEGERYTFEDYVDDDGMGNGPIKLHLEIYREGDTVHLDWTGTDEQVPGTVNFLLNEKMFKMFTGVFLIMAFDPLLTFNDGYYDLFEVTLPKGSVVQPEFPAALGNRLPMMARQFDVLQATFSKLIDGFSVAGSYGTSPNLVYAGTDSEGNDFQMLEILYGGIPARPGGDGLDGHSWWPLFRTVPAEYQEAYYPLTIDEYSTRTDTGGAGEFRGGHGITKVYTFEEPGAITFQDDRAHTYPWGVDGGSHAQTSEKKLLLTDGTEEDLPSKVENVAVDAGDKLVFSTAGGGGLGDPLERDPAVVAREVGRGLLSETAAREEYGVVLEDGTVDEAATEDRRDELRSSRDEPAAFDYGPLPDDDTLAERIAAERREFDDRHD is encoded by the coding sequence ATGAGCGACACGACACCGGAGTTCGTCGGCGACCACGACATCGACCAGACCACGCTCGACATCATCGAGAGCACGCTCTCGAACACCCGCTACGAGATGGATCGGGTCGTCGAGACGACGGCGATCAGTCCCGTCATCCGCGAACAGTCCGACCAGTTCCCGCTGATCGCCGACGCTGCGGGACGGATGATCATGGGCCAGTTCGGCTCGGCGATCGACACCATCCTCGAGAACTCGCCGTTCGAGCGCGATGATCTCGAGGACGGCGACGTGATCGCGACCAACGATCCCTACATGTGTGCCGGGGCGGTCTCGCACACGCCGGACATGCTCCTGTTGCGGCCGATCTTCTACGACGGCGACCTCGTGGGCTTTTCGAGCCAGTGGGGGAACCTGATGGACGTCGGCGGGAAGACGCCCGGCAGCATGCCCGTGCAGGCGCGAACGATCTTCGAGGAAGGGATGCGACTGCCGCCGGTCAAACTCTACAAAGGTGGGGAGATCGACAGCGAACTACTCGAGACGTTCGCCCACAACACGCGACTGCCCGATCACGCAGAAGCCGACATCAAGGCGCTGGCGGCGGGGACGAAAGCCGCCGAAACGCGCATCCACGAACTCTGTGACCGCTTTGGCAAGGAGACGTACGTCGAGGCGTGTGACGCCATCCTCGACCGCACCCGCGACGGGATGATCGACCTCATCCGCGAGTTCATCCCCGAAGGAGAACGCTACACGTTCGAAGATTACGTCGACGACGACGGGATGGGCAACGGTCCGATCAAACTCCACCTCGAGATCTACCGAGAGGGAGATACGGTCCACCTCGACTGGACCGGCACGGACGAACAGGTGCCGGGGACGGTGAACTTCCTGCTGAACGAGAAGATGTTCAAGATGTTCACCGGGGTCTTCCTCATCATGGCCTTCGACCCGTTGCTGACGTTCAACGACGGCTACTACGACCTCTTCGAGGTGACGCTGCCCAAGGGATCCGTCGTCCAACCGGAGTTCCCGGCGGCACTCGGCAACCGACTGCCGATGATGGCCCGCCAGTTCGACGTCCTGCAGGCGACGTTCTCGAAGCTTATCGACGGCTTCTCCGTCGCCGGCAGTTACGGCACGTCGCCGAACCTCGTCTACGCGGGGACGGACTCGGAGGGCAACGACTTCCAGATGCTCGAAATTCTCTACGGCGGGATTCCGGCCCGACCGGGCGGCGACGGCCTCGACGGTCACTCGTGGTGGCCGCTGTTCCGCACCGTGCCCGCAGAGTATCAAGAGGCCTACTACCCGCTGACTATCGACGAGTATAGCACCCGCACCGACACCGGCGGTGCCGGTGAGTTCCGCGGCGGCCACGGCATCACGAAAGTCTACACCTTCGAGGAGCCGGGGGCGATCACCTTCCAGGACGACCGTGCCCACACCTACCCGTGGGGCGTCGACGGCGGCTCCCACGCCCAGACCAGCGAGAAGAAACTGCTCCTAACCGACGGTACCGAAGAAGACCTGCCGTCGAAAGTCGAAAACGTCGCCGTCGACGCCGGCGACAAACTCGTCTTTTCGACCGCCGGTGGCGGCGGCCTTGGCGATCCACTCGAGCGAGATCCCGCAGTCGTCGCTCGAGAGGTCGGCCGCGGACTACTCTCCGAGACGGCCGCTCGCGAGGAGTACGGCGTCGTCCTCGAGGATGGAACCGTCGACGAGGCGGCGACCGAAGACCGACGCGACGAGCTTCGCTCGAGCCGCGACGAACCCGCGGCGTTCGATTACGGCCCGCTGCCGGATGACGACACGCTCGCGGAGCGCATCGCCGCCGAACGCCGGGAGTTCGACGACCGACACGACTGA
- a CDS encoding sensor histidine kinase has translation MAAVLLLYHLQPDSGITTPLTAPPILTALSSVAGFAVGFHDAKAKTRAHVLEQRNRELRETQTELEDTVTQLEESEHRYRTLTENIPNGAVALLDREFQHTLIAGQGFEKLDFDASGVRGERIQDVYADQHLDIIEPHYRATLDGEQTTFEITFQSRTFEFRTHPLTNDENDVYAILAMSQDITERKQRERELEKQAHEQRVVAELGQLALETDDLDELMDEAVHQVTTVLDTDFCKVLDLDETGTELLLRQGVGWNDGLVGEEIVSAVESDSQAAYTLENNHPIVVEDLESETRFSGPELLTAHDVRSGISTVIGPFDDPWGILGTHDTDRATFSDEDISFVQSVSNILAEAIERQQYQTELEDLIADIEESNKRLEQFAYAASHDLQEPLRMVSSYLQLIERRYEDELDDEGQEFLEFAVDGAERMRSMIDGLLKYSRVETEADPLEPVELEAILEDVLDDLQVAIETTDATITADSLPRVEGDARQLRQVFQNLLENAFEYSGDEPPTVHVSAQRNGTNWIITVEDTGIGIASEDHDQIFEVFERAHSRSEGNGTGIGLALCERIIERHGGEIWVESTPNEGAKFSFSLSAVGIRERPPRRRSGQRH, from the coding sequence ATGGCGGCGGTACTGCTCCTCTACCACCTGCAACCCGACAGCGGCATCACCACGCCACTGACGGCGCCACCGATTCTGACGGCGCTGAGTAGCGTCGCCGGCTTTGCGGTGGGGTTCCACGATGCGAAGGCTAAAACGCGAGCCCACGTTCTCGAACAGCGTAATCGGGAACTCCGGGAAACGCAGACGGAACTCGAAGACACAGTCACCCAACTCGAGGAGTCCGAACACCGGTACCGAACCCTCACGGAAAACATCCCAAACGGCGCAGTCGCGCTTCTGGATCGCGAGTTCCAGCACACGCTCATCGCAGGCCAAGGCTTCGAGAAGCTCGATTTCGATGCCAGCGGCGTCCGAGGTGAACGGATACAGGACGTCTACGCAGATCAGCACCTCGATATTATCGAGCCACACTACCGTGCAACACTCGACGGCGAACAGACCACGTTCGAGATAACATTCCAAAGTCGGACGTTCGAGTTTCGGACACATCCGTTGACAAACGACGAAAACGACGTGTACGCGATCCTTGCGATGTCACAAGACATCACCGAACGCAAACAGCGGGAACGAGAACTCGAGAAGCAAGCCCACGAGCAACGAGTCGTAGCCGAACTCGGACAACTCGCACTCGAAACTGACGATCTCGACGAGCTCATGGATGAAGCTGTCCACCAAGTCACGACCGTCCTCGACACTGACTTCTGCAAAGTGCTCGATCTGGATGAAACCGGCACGGAACTCCTCCTCCGACAGGGCGTCGGCTGGAACGACGGCCTCGTTGGAGAAGAGATAGTGTCCGCCGTCGAATCAGACTCACAGGCCGCCTACACCCTCGAGAACAACCACCCCATCGTCGTCGAAGACCTCGAGTCGGAAACGCGATTTAGCGGCCCCGAACTGCTGACAGCCCACGACGTTCGAAGCGGAATCAGTACCGTCATCGGGCCGTTCGACGATCCGTGGGGAATTCTCGGCACTCACGACACCGACCGCGCGACGTTCAGCGACGAGGACATTTCGTTCGTCCAGAGCGTCTCGAACATCCTCGCGGAGGCGATCGAGCGCCAGCAGTACCAGACGGAACTCGAGGACCTGATCGCCGATATCGAGGAATCGAACAAACGCCTCGAACAGTTCGCCTATGCGGCGTCACACGACCTGCAAGAACCGCTTCGGATGGTGTCGTCGTATCTCCAGCTCATCGAACGGCGCTACGAGGACGAACTCGACGACGAAGGCCAGGAATTCCTCGAGTTCGCCGTTGACGGCGCCGAACGGATGCGATCGATGATCGACGGCTTGCTCAAATACTCCAGAGTAGAAACGGAAGCCGATCCGTTGGAACCGGTCGAACTCGAAGCGATCCTCGAGGACGTCCTCGACGATCTGCAAGTCGCGATCGAGACCACCGATGCGACGATCACCGCAGATTCACTGCCACGTGTCGAGGGTGACGCCCGTCAGTTGCGACAGGTGTTTCAGAATTTGCTGGAGAACGCATTCGAGTACAGTGGCGACGAACCGCCGACCGTCCACGTCTCTGCACAGCGAAACGGTACGAACTGGATCATCACGGTTGAGGACACCGGGATCGGAATCGCGTCGGAAGATCACGACCAGATCTTCGAAGTCTTCGAGCGAGCCCACAGCCGCAGCGAGGGGAACGGCACAGGGATCGGTCTGGCGCTCTGTGAACGGATCATCGAACGCCACGGTGGCGAGATCTGGGTCGAGTCGACACCCAACGAGGGCGCAAAGTTCTCGTTCAGCCTCTCTGCGGTAGGGATCCGGGAACGACCTCCGAGGCGACGAAGCGGACAGCGCCACTAG